The Salana multivorans genome window below encodes:
- a CDS encoding Ltp family lipoprotein: protein MRFIRPLAIVPVLALLVACSVGAPDVATSATSTEAESAPIPAATEEATPITVEVDVEPTDVMGWNLRVAVDELEGQGFDVVTHDSREDRTIINRANWVVTSQEKQGSTVVLGAEKSSDSTPTAAPVEATEATNEAPAAAPAPDLTIGQKNAVDSARNYLSFMPFSRSGLIDQLEYEGYSTEDATFAVDHIAPDWYEQAAKSAQNYLDLMSFSRQGLIDQLVFEGFSQDEAEHGVTAVGY from the coding sequence ATGAGATTCATTCGACCCCTCGCTATCGTCCCGGTGCTGGCCCTTCTCGTGGCGTGTTCAGTTGGTGCCCCTGACGTTGCGACGAGCGCCACGTCAACCGAGGCGGAGAGCGCGCCCATCCCCGCCGCAACCGAGGAGGCGACGCCGATCACCGTCGAGGTGGACGTCGAGCCCACGGATGTCATGGGATGGAATCTCCGCGTCGCGGTCGACGAGCTCGAAGGTCAGGGCTTCGACGTCGTCACGCACGACTCCCGCGAGGATCGCACGATCATCAACCGCGCGAACTGGGTCGTGACGAGCCAGGAGAAGCAGGGATCCACCGTGGTCCTGGGCGCCGAGAAGTCCAGCGACTCGACGCCTACGGCGGCCCCCGTTGAGGCCACGGAAGCCACCAACGAGGCACCGGCCGCAGCCCCGGCACCCGACCTGACGATCGGACAGAAGAACGCGGTCGACTCCGCTCGGAACTACCTCAGCTTCATGCCGTTCTCCCGGAGCGGCTTGATCGACCAACTGGAGTACGAGGGCTACTCCACCGAGGACGCCACCTTCGCCGTGGACCACATCGCCCCCGACTGGTACGAGCAGGCAGCCAAGTCCGCCCAGAACTACCTCGATCTGATGTCGTTCTCGCGACAGGGACTCATCGACCAGCTGGTGTTCGAGGGCTTCAGTCAGGACGAGGCTGAGCACGGCGTCACGGCTGTCGGCTACTGA
- a CDS encoding tyrosine-type recombinase/integrase, which translates to MVERKPKRGHVTRYGEGSFKWVPSRGLWVGRYDTGRITPAGTRIVITASGRDEDAAWQAFVAKKKDYMLHGPRVPEARASETVRTWAEKWLRHRDGEVRATTYAQDKTNVVRWIVPAIGTIRLEALTAAHMRAVGDGALKAGRSGSTANSAQRTLTKMLNAAKSDGHRVPDRIFAATKASRGKSARTRMSKDEVRAVFQHAYATQSDAIRYVIAVLYGARQGEVLGLTWDRVRIDPTPEPDAVVVGEIDLTWQVQQLPYRDRAAGTYRTKRGDEVEQLVDSWHLTRPKTASGARALPIITPVAKELAAWREKCPTGKANPHNLVFPRIDGAPRYRGHPRNDKADLATWKELQRAAGVYKRAPDPAVEGDEGEFYVLHEARHSMISMLADAGTPRHIIEMLVGQTELVEGYVHGELEAAGRAVSDALADLLPALDPPTSASPA; encoded by the coding sequence ATGGTCGAGAGGAAGCCGAAGCGCGGACACGTCACCCGCTACGGCGAAGGCTCCTTCAAGTGGGTGCCCTCGCGCGGACTGTGGGTCGGCCGCTACGACACCGGACGGATCACGCCCGCCGGCACCAGGATCGTCATCACCGCCAGCGGTCGCGACGAGGACGCCGCCTGGCAGGCGTTCGTCGCCAAGAAGAAGGACTACATGCTCCACGGGCCCCGCGTGCCCGAGGCGCGGGCGAGCGAGACCGTGCGCACCTGGGCCGAGAAGTGGCTCCGGCACCGCGACGGGGAGGTCCGCGCCACCACCTACGCCCAGGACAAGACCAATGTCGTCCGGTGGATCGTCCCCGCGATCGGGACCATCCGCCTCGAGGCGCTCACCGCGGCGCACATGCGAGCCGTGGGCGACGGCGCGCTCAAGGCCGGGCGATCTGGCTCCACCGCCAACTCGGCCCAGCGCACCCTCACGAAGATGCTCAACGCTGCGAAGTCCGACGGGCACCGGGTACCAGACCGGATCTTCGCGGCCACCAAGGCCAGCCGAGGGAAGTCGGCCCGCACGAGGATGAGTAAGGACGAGGTCCGCGCAGTGTTCCAGCACGCCTACGCGACCCAGTCCGACGCGATCCGCTACGTCATCGCTGTGCTGTACGGCGCGCGACAGGGCGAGGTGCTCGGACTCACGTGGGACCGGGTACGCATCGACCCCACCCCCGAGCCGGACGCCGTGGTCGTCGGCGAGATCGACCTGACCTGGCAGGTGCAGCAGCTCCCGTACCGCGACCGTGCGGCAGGCACCTATCGGACCAAGCGGGGTGACGAGGTCGAGCAGCTAGTGGACTCCTGGCATCTCACTCGCCCGAAGACAGCGAGTGGGGCGCGGGCCCTACCGATCATCACCCCGGTGGCGAAGGAGCTCGCGGCGTGGCGCGAGAAGTGCCCGACCGGGAAGGCGAACCCGCACAACCTCGTGTTCCCACGCATCGACGGCGCGCCGCGCTATCGCGGCCACCCCCGCAACGACAAGGCCGACCTCGCCACATGGAAGGAGCTCCAGCGCGCGGCCGGGGTCTACAAGCGCGCGCCAGACCCCGCCGTCGAGGGTGACGAGGGCGAGTTCTACGTGCTCCACGAGGCCCGGCACTCGATGATCTCGATGCTCGCCGACGCGGGGACGCCGCGCCACATCATCGAGATGCTCGTAGGGCAGACCGAGCTGGTCGAGGGGTACGTCCACGGGGAGCTGGAGGCCGCCGGTCGAGCCGTGAGCGACGCCCTGGCTGACCTGCTCCCTGCGCTTGATCCGCCCACATCAGCCTCTCCGGCTTGA
- a CDS encoding DUF3263 domain-containing protein — protein MTTLSDRDRAMLDLERRPWRHGAVKADAIRGELDMSETRYNQALNALIERPEAWEHDAVTVGRLRRLRDARSERRSSRRG, from the coding sequence ATGACGACCCTCTCGGACCGTGACCGGGCGATGCTGGATCTGGAGCGCCGGCCGTGGCGGCACGGCGCGGTGAAGGCGGACGCGATCCGGGGCGAGCTCGACATGTCGGAGACGCGCTACAACCAGGCGCTCAACGCGCTCATCGAACGGCCCGAAGCGTGGGAGCACGACGCCGTGACCGTGGGCCGGCTCCGACGACTCCGGGACGCCCGCAGCGAGCGCCGATCAAGCCGGAGAGGCTGA
- a CDS encoding ImmA/IrrE family metallo-endopeptidase — protein MLTTPDAIFDAAHSLGVRVEWADLDDDHGIYDHERRTITLHLCLTGVQIVSTAAHEYSHAFHRDEPIRDRREHDRRERRADVEAARMLISPEEYARAERLVGPDAGAIAEELGVSRWVVETFQREAGHGRGWTCTVARRAALSSFRG, from the coding sequence ATGCTGACGACGCCTGACGCCATCTTCGACGCCGCCCACTCGCTCGGAGTCCGAGTCGAGTGGGCAGACCTCGACGACGACCACGGGATCTACGACCACGAGCGCCGCACGATCACGCTCCACCTCTGCCTGACCGGCGTTCAGATCGTCTCGACCGCGGCGCACGAGTACAGCCACGCGTTCCACCGCGACGAGCCGATCCGAGACCGCCGAGAGCACGACCGCCGCGAACGCCGAGCCGACGTCGAGGCAGCGCGCATGCTCATCTCACCGGAGGAGTACGCCCGCGCAGAGCGGCTCGTCGGCCCCGATGCCGGCGCCATCGCGGAAGAGCTGGGCGTCTCGCGGTGGGTCGTGGAGACCTTCCAGCGCGAGGCTGGTCATGGCCGCGGCTGGACTTGCACAGTTGCGCGGCGAGCCGCACTCAGTTCATTTCGAGGATGA
- a CDS encoding transcriptional regulator gives MSATLMIRPGLLDRIKRYSGIASDDALAGAIGVSRQTLVSVRDGKQNASAQFIAGVCRAFDMSVGEVATLARSTDDVHTDAA, from the coding sequence ATGTCCGCCACCCTCATGATCCGTCCCGGGCTCCTGGACCGGATCAAGCGCTACTCGGGCATCGCCTCCGACGACGCCCTCGCCGGAGCCATCGGAGTCAGCCGACAGACGCTCGTCAGCGTGCGGGACGGCAAGCAGAACGCCAGCGCACAGTTCATCGCCGGCGTCTGCCGGGCGTTCGACATGAGCGTCGGCGAGGTCGCAACCCTCGCCCGCTCCACCGACGACGTCCACACCGACGCCGCCTAG